From a single Okeanomitos corallinicola TIOX110 genomic region:
- a CDS encoding DUF1350 family protein — protein MDWKEIRGNWVIIPRRPVGIIHFLGGAFVATAPHLTYRWLLEELAAKGYVIIATPFVNTLDHRAIAESVLLNFERTIERLQDSGELRKLYLPIYGVGHSMGCKLHLLIGSLFPVQRAGNILISFNNYTAKDAIPLVEQLNSTLPIEFTPTPQETDKLVQKDYQIRRNLLIKFRNDTLDQSVNLTQILQKRFPDMVTVQTLSGNHTTPLGQEIKWQPGNSFTPLDAIGQWFKQEVYRDLYQLKKIMLLWLNPLVSS, from the coding sequence ATGGACTGGAAAGAAATTAGAGGTAACTGGGTCATTATTCCCCGTCGTCCTGTTGGGATCATTCATTTTTTGGGGGGTGCTTTTGTCGCTACTGCACCTCACCTGACTTACCGCTGGTTACTGGAAGAGTTAGCAGCCAAAGGTTATGTTATAATTGCTACACCTTTTGTTAACACCCTAGATCATCGGGCGATCGCCGAATCCGTACTTCTCAACTTTGAACGTACCATAGAACGTTTACAAGATTCCGGAGAATTACGCAAGCTTTACCTACCAATCTACGGGGTTGGACATAGTATGGGTTGTAAACTTCATTTACTTATTGGTAGTCTGTTTCCAGTGCAAAGAGCCGGTAATATTTTGATTTCCTTTAACAACTACACTGCTAAGGATGCCATTCCTCTAGTAGAACAATTAAATTCTACCCTGCCAATTGAATTTACGCCCACACCCCAAGAAACCGACAAACTTGTGCAAAAAGATTATCAAATTCGCCGTAACTTACTGATCAAATTTAGAAACGATACTCTTGATCAATCTGTAAATTTAACCCAAATCTTACAAAAACGCTTTCCAGATATGGTGACTGTACAAACTTTATCAGGTAATCATACCACTCCATTAGGTCAAGAAATCAAATGGCAACCAGGAAATTCTTTTACCCCCTTAGATGCTATTGGTCAGTGGTTTAAACAAGAAGTATATCGTGATTTATATCAATTAAAGAAAATTATGTTGTTATGGCTCAATCCCCTGGTATCTTCATAA
- a CDS encoding YtxH domain-containing protein: MSNNRSGIFLGGVMLGATIGALTGLLAAPRAGRETRKLLKKSADALPELAEDLSTSVQIQADRLSASALQNWDDTLERLRDAIAAGVDATQRENQALKRKNPADVENTDSRNQNLERS, encoded by the coding sequence ATGTCTAATAATCGTTCTGGAATATTTCTTGGCGGTGTCATGCTGGGCGCTACCATAGGAGCTTTAACAGGCTTACTTGCTGCTCCCCGTGCAGGTCGGGAAACCCGTAAACTTTTGAAAAAATCTGCTGATGCGTTACCAGAGTTAGCAGAGGATTTATCAACAAGCGTGCAGATTCAAGCAGATCGTCTTTCTGCCAGTGCATTGCAAAATTGGGATGATACCCTAGAGAGATTAAGGGATGCGATCGCTGCTGGAGTAGATGCTACTCAACGCGAAAATCAAGCCCTGAAAAGGAAAAATCCTGCCGATGTAGAAAACACAGATTCTCGAAATCAGAATCTAGAACGCTCATAA
- a CDS encoding SpoIIE family protein phosphatase: MFQILVIDDDLSIQLLLKRMLEKQGYQVITASNGQEGILQALTSPPALIICDWIMPGLNGLEVCDRIKKDPNLSTTFFILLTSLDSVADRVKGLDTGADDFISKPIEQNELKARVRAGLRLHQLNRDLQTQKLLLETELAEAAEYVKSLLPLPMSQPLGINSRFIPSRQLGGDCFDYYWLDCDHIAIYLLDTAGHGLRATLPSVSVLNLLRSRALKGLNYYQPSQVLAALNNTFQINYQNDKYFTIWYGVYNQKTRQLIYASAGHPPGVLISGNSPTTTETKLLKTPGMPVGMFPETKYVDEHCQINESSNLYIFSDGAYEITKSDGSLWSLDGFIQLLVSLQHSVDYQLDYILNYVTKLNSKEVFDDDLSILQIRFD; this comes from the coding sequence ATGTTTCAGATTTTAGTAATTGATGATGATTTATCAATACAACTTCTCCTGAAAAGGATGTTAGAAAAACAGGGTTATCAAGTAATCACTGCTAGTAATGGACAGGAAGGAATTTTACAAGCCCTCACCTCTCCCCCAGCCTTGATTATTTGCGATTGGATCATGCCAGGTTTAAATGGTCTGGAAGTATGCGATCGCATCAAAAAAGACCCTAATTTATCTACCACATTCTTCATTTTATTAACTTCCTTGGATTCAGTTGCAGATCGGGTAAAAGGTCTGGATACTGGAGCCGACGATTTTATTTCCAAACCCATAGAACAAAATGAACTAAAAGCTAGAGTCAGAGCCGGGTTACGTCTTCATCAATTAAACCGGGATTTACAAACCCAAAAATTATTATTAGAAACAGAATTAGCAGAAGCCGCAGAATATGTAAAATCTCTTTTACCTTTACCCATGTCTCAACCGTTGGGTATCAATTCCCGCTTCATTCCCTCCCGACAATTGGGAGGTGACTGTTTTGATTATTATTGGTTAGATTGTGATCATATAGCCATTTATTTATTAGATACCGCTGGCCATGGACTTAGAGCTACTCTTCCCTCTGTTTCTGTCTTGAATTTACTGCGTTCCCGCGCCCTTAAAGGACTTAATTACTATCAACCAAGTCAAGTATTAGCAGCCCTCAATAACACTTTTCAGATTAATTATCAAAATGATAAATACTTTACTATCTGGTATGGTGTTTATAATCAAAAAACTCGACAGTTAATTTACGCTAGTGCAGGACATCCACCGGGGGTATTAATATCGGGAAATTCCCCTACCACTACAGAAACAAAACTATTAAAAACTCCAGGTATGCCTGTGGGTATGTTCCCTGAAACCAAATATGTAGATGAACATTGTCAAATTAACGAATCTAGCAATCTTTATATTTTTAGTGATGGCGCTTATGAAATTACTAAATCCGATGGTAGTCTTTGGAGTTTAGATGGCTTTATTCAGTTATTGGTTAGTCTACAACATTCCGTAGATTATCAATTAGATTATATCCTGAACTATGTAACCAAATTAAACTCCAAAGAAGTTTTTGATGACGATTTGTCTATTCTACAAATTAGGTTTGATTAG